In the Anser cygnoides isolate HZ-2024a breed goose chromosome 27, Taihu_goose_T2T_genome, whole genome shotgun sequence genome, one interval contains:
- the CBARP gene encoding voltage-dependent calcium channel beta subunit-associated regulatory protein produces MSDEPTPWDNATESATAVPGEVSPQDGYVLLLALLSIFIGGTLVLLSGILIICRRCCEADRRHSRASDDPEKTNTSYLDDSQPAQDITIKVEDPDCLSSSSYRDVETERFLSSSSSTARRVSFNEAALFDQGKKTQEKGRRYTLTEGDFHHLKNARLTHLHLPPPALKIVTIHECESSENSLAMTPRLPPPKPGLAIFQPPAGALPQPALPSHAVCPSSALPGDTYNSTVDTSFAEASPSASSDSGEGPSFAAAPRSGKGAGGGSASPGDAPPAPPQGTVLQFFTRLRRHASLDGASPYFKIKKWKLESTQRASSLDTRGSPKRRQFQRQRAASESMDQEDRDPHQTDIIQYIARTDDVAFHPAGGPFLPSPASPPPSLGRLEPGEGGASEAGAPEQPSAYHDIWSLRASLELYASSERSNDQDSVRSDGGDSVSSAGGVAPCPSSSLDEAEGPEEKLWGRPKQEESEPGTRKLLQMDSGYASIEAPSRGGEEGHPKDQTASEKRICFTSAGRKGTIFESFEGREPEEEEEEEEEEEEEEDEGSAARGAVGGGPLRPHSPLAWSPYGQMLAGREAPPRRDYSIDEKTDALFNAFVRHDPQFDESPLRGKHRSRAHLRKQWQHAKQYSDPGVRYPALERHRTPLRRGDSANYPLDARFHSPLPRIVSAGDEEAAEAAEGGPSASPLPDPEIQVIVEEPGEAAPEPKASPEPGGDDCPGPGQCLGLGPGSELMDKITGGLEERLYGHLRKAAESTECAVAVAASDAPPDHSPV; encoded by the exons ATGAGCGATGAGCCGACCCCCTGGGACAACGCGACCGAGAGCGCCACG GCGGTGCCCGGCGAGGTGTCCCCGCAGGATGGCTACGTGCTGCTCCTCGCCCTGCTCTCCATCTTCATCGGGGGCACCCTGGTCCTGCTCTCCGGCATCCTGATCATCTGCCGCCGCTGCTGCGAGGCCGACCGCCGGCACTCCAG GGCCAGCGATGACCCCGAGAAAACCAACACCAGCTACCTGGACGACTCGCAGCCGGCCCAGG ACATCACCATCAAAGTGGAGGACCCCGACTGCCTCTCGTCCTCCAGCTACCGGGATGTGGAGACCGAGCGGTTCCtgtcctccagctcctccaccgccCGCCGCGTCTCCTTCAACGAGGCCGCGCTCTTCGACCAGGGCAAGAAGACccaggagaaggggaggag GTACACGCTGACGGAGGGGGACTTCCACCACCTGAAGAATGCCCGCCTGACCCACCTGCACCTCCCGCCGCCCGCCCTCAAGATCGTCACCATCCACGAGTGCGAGTCCAGCGAGAACAGCCTGGCCATGaccccccgcctgcccccccccaagcccggCCTCGCCATCTTCCAG ccccccgcggGGGCCCTGCCGCAGCCGGCGCTGCCCAGCCACGCCGTGTGCCCCAGCTCGGCGCTGCCCGGGGACACCTACAACTCCACCGTGGACACCAGCTTCGCCGAGGCCAGCCCCTCCGCCTCCTCCGACTCCGGGGAGGGACCCTCG tTTGCCGCAGCACCCAGGAGTGGGAagggggctggcgggggcagtgccagccccggggacgcccccccagcccccccccagggcaccgTCCTGCAGTTCTTCACCCGCCTGCGCCGCCACGCCAGCCTGGACGGGGCCAGCCCCTACTTCAAGATCAAGAAGTGGAAGCTGGAGAGCACCCAGCGGGCGTCCAGCCTGGACACGagag GGTCCCCCAAGCGGCGCCAGTTccagcggcagcgggcggcgaGCGAGAGCATGGACCAGGAGGACCGGGACCCTCACCAGACCGACATCATCCAGTACATCGCCCGCACCGACGACGTCGCCTTCCACCCCGCGGGCGGCCCCTTCCTGCCctcccccgccagccccccaCCCTCTCTCGGCAG GCTAGAGCCGGGCGAGGGGGGCGCGAGCGAGGCCGGTGCCCCGGAGCAGCCCAGCGCCTACCACGACATCTGGAGCCTGCGCGCCTCGCTGGAGCTGTACGCCTCCTCCGAGCGGAGCAACGACCAGGACTCGGTGCGCAGTGACGGCGGGGACAGCGTCTCCTCCGCCGGCGGCGTggccccctgcccctcctcctccctggaCGAGGCCGAAGGCCCCGAGGAGAAGCTCTGGGGTCGGCCCAAGCAGGAGGAGTCGGAGCCCGGCACGCGCAAGCTGCTGCAGATGGACAGCGGCTACGCCTCCATCGAGGCGCCCAGccgggggggcgaggaggggcaCCCCAAGGACCAGACGGCCTCGGAGAAGCGCATTTGCTTCACCAGCGCGGGGCGGAAAGGCACCATCTTCGAGAGCTTCGAGGGCCGGgagccggaggaggaggaggaggaagaagaggaggaggaggaggaggaagacgaggGGAGCGCAGCCCGGGGCGCGGTGGGCGGGGGTCCCCTccgtccccacagccccctggcCTGGTCCCCGTACGGGCAGATGTTGGCGGGGCGGGAGGCGCCGCCCCGGCGGGACTACAGCATCGATGAGAAGACGGACGCGCTCTTCAACGCCTTCGTGCGCCACGACCCGCAGTTCGACGAGTCGCCGCTGCGGGGGAAGCACCGCTCGCGCGCCCACCTGCGCAAGCAGTGGCAGCACGCCAAGCAGTACAGCGACCCCGGCGTGCGCTACCCCGCGCTGGAGCGGCACCGCACGCCCCTGCGCCGCGGGGACAGCGCCAACTACCCCCTGGACGCCCGCttccacagccccctgccccgcaTCGTCAGCGCCGGCGACGaggaggcggcggaggcggcCGAGGGGGGCCCCAGCGCCTCGCCGCTGCCCGACCCCGAGATCCAGGTGATCGTGGAGGAGCCCGGCGAGGCGGCCCCCGAGCCCAAGgccagccccgagcccggcgGGGACGactgccccggccccgggcagtgcctggggctgggccccGGCTCGGAGCTGATGGACAAAATCACCGGCGGCCTCGAGGAGCGGCTCTACGGCCACCTGAGGAAGGCGGCCGAGAGCACGGAGTGCGCGGTGGCCGTGGCGGCCAGCGACGCCCCCCCCGACCACAGCCCCGTCTAA
- the ATP5F1D gene encoding ATP synthase subunit delta, mitochondrial: MRPSGPPRDVTRPAPHGPCSRAARGGPGGGGEDYNSRRAPRHPPSARPCRARPVPAAAAAAAMLCARRLLRLAALPPPRARSYAEPAAGPAAMAFTFASPTQVFYNGAAVKQVDVPTLTGSFGILAAHVPTLQVLKPGVVTVYGEDGTATKYFVSSGSVTVNADSTVQVLAEEAVTMDMLDLATAKSNLEKAISEVAAASDEAAKAEAQIKVEANEALVKALE, from the exons atGCGCCCCAGCGGCCCGCCCCGTGACGTCACCCGCCCGGCGCCCCACGGGCCGTGTAGtcgcgcggcgcggggcgggccgggaggcggcggggaggacTACAACTCCCGGCGTGCCCCGCGCCACCCCCCCTCCGCTCGCCCTTGCCGGGCCCGGCccgtgcccgccgccgccgccgccgccgccatgttgTGCGCCCGCCGCCTCCTGCGCCTCgccgcgctgccgccgccccgggcccgCTCCTACGCGGAgcccgcggccgggccggccgCCATGGCCTTCACCTTCGCCTCCCCCACGCAG GTTTTCTACAACGGCGCCGCCGTGAAGCAGGTGGACGTGCCCACCCTCACCGGCTCCTTCGGCATCCTGGCGGCCCACGTCCCCACGCTGCAGGTCCTCAAGCCCGGCGTGGTGACGGTGTACGGCGAGGACGGGACGGCCACCAAGTACTTCG TGAGCAGCGGCTCCGTCACGGTCAACGCGGACTCCACGGTGCAGGTGCTGGCGGAGGAGGCGGTGACGATGGACATGCTGGACCTGGCC ACTGCAAAATCAAACCTGGAGAAGGCCATTTCAGAGGTGGCTGCCGCGTCCGATGAAGCTGCTAAAGCAGAAGCTCAGATTAAAGTAGAAGCCAACGAAGCCCTTGTAAAAGCCCTGGAGTAA